A genomic segment from Stappia indica encodes:
- a CDS encoding cytochrome c-type biogenesis protein — translation MMQLLRRLILAFAMLAAALPAAHAVAPDEVLDDPALEHRARELSAELRCMVCQNQSIDDSDAPLAKDLRILVRERLVAGDTNAEVVDFLVARYGEFVLLKPRLSLQTVVLWGLAPLALAIGLVVLFLGARRRRGTASVAASGATRLSGEEQAELDRILSRDKEA, via the coding sequence ATGATGCAGCTCCTGCGACGGCTGATCCTCGCGTTCGCCATGCTGGCCGCCGCCCTGCCGGCAGCCCATGCAGTGGCGCCCGACGAGGTGCTCGACGATCCGGCGCTGGAACACCGCGCCCGGGAACTGTCCGCCGAACTGCGCTGCATGGTCTGCCAGAACCAGTCGATCGACGACAGCGATGCGCCGCTGGCCAAGGACCTGCGCATCCTGGTGCGCGAACGGCTCGTCGCCGGCGACACCAACGCGGAGGTGGTCGACTTTCTGGTCGCCCGCTACGGCGAGTTCGTGCTGCTGAAGCCGCGCCTGTCGCTGCAGACGGTGGTGCTGTGGGGGCTGGCCCCGCTCGCCCTCGCCATCGGGCTGGTGGTGCTGTTTCTCGGCGCCAGGCGGCGCCGCGGGACCGCTTCGGTCGCCGCCAGCGGCGCGACGCGGCTGAGCGGCGAGGAGCAGGCCGAACTGGACCGGATCCTCTCCCGCGACAAGGAGGCGTGA
- the ccmE gene encoding cytochrome c maturation protein CcmE has translation MTRKQRRMTMIAAAGGVLAVAVGLILVALNDQIVFFQSPSDIVGKQLPDGQRIRLGGLVEEGSVERGANAEVRFAVTDTVESVKVVYVGLLPDLFREGQGVVTEGVMKGDGWFHADNVLAKHDENYMPKEVAEALKGKGVWQGKE, from the coding sequence ATGACCCGCAAGCAAAGACGCATGACGATGATCGCAGCCGCCGGCGGCGTGCTCGCCGTTGCGGTCGGGCTGATCCTGGTGGCGCTGAACGATCAGATCGTCTTCTTCCAGAGCCCCAGCGACATCGTCGGCAAGCAGCTGCCGGACGGACAGCGCATCCGCCTCGGCGGTCTCGTCGAGGAAGGCAGCGTCGAGCGCGGCGCCAATGCCGAGGTGCGTTTTGCCGTGACCGACACGGTGGAAAGCGTCAAGGTCGTCTATGTCGGCCTGCTGCCGGACCTGTTCCGCGAGGGGCAGGGCGTCGTCACCGAAGGCGTGATGAAGGGCGACGGCTGGTTCCACGCCGACAATGTGCTGGCCAAGCACGACGAGAACTACATGCCCAAGGAAGTCGCCGAAGCCCTCAAGGGCAAGGGCGTCTGGCAGGGCAAGGAATAG
- a CDS encoding RT0821/Lpp0805 family surface protein: MTRGQARMNALKLAIAVTMAAVAGACNTGGSVGAGPVVVGGSLFGSAFSAPTVQQSEADVVLADLLRSEAGQGLEVSDRRAAATALRGALGTNRTGETVQWQNRSSGTSGRVVTGPSYQVNNILCRDYTHVVTVEGVERSMRGAACRSGEGGWLPIT, encoded by the coding sequence ATGACACGAGGGCAAGCGCGGATGAACGCCTTGAAACTCGCCATTGCTGTGACCATGGCTGCCGTGGCTGGCGCCTGCAACACCGGCGGCAGCGTCGGTGCCGGGCCCGTCGTGGTCGGCGGCAGTCTGTTCGGCAGCGCCTTCAGCGCGCCGACCGTCCAGCAATCGGAGGCCGATGTCGTCCTGGCCGACCTGCTGCGCTCCGAAGCCGGGCAGGGGCTGGAAGTTTCCGACCGCAGGGCCGCGGCAACGGCGCTGCGCGGTGCGCTGGGCACCAACCGCACCGGCGAGACCGTGCAGTGGCAGAACCGCAGCTCCGGCACCAGCGGCCGGGTCGTGACCGGTCCCAGCTACCAGGTGAACAACATCCTGTGCCGCGACTACACCCATGTTGTGACGGTCGAGGGCGTGGAGCGCTCCATGCGCGGCGCCGCCTGCCGCAGCGGCGAGGGCGGCTGGCTGCCGATCACCTGA
- a CDS encoding ATP-binding protein, which yields MPDVEPQAEQPAAGRRRRQHSIATRLILVAALWSLVALLVTGFVLVAMYREASEREFDARLDVYLKAIIGEMAAGTPSDPAEPGNLGDPRFDLPASGWYWLVMKAETGEVLFSSMSLLGDRLQLDEPQPGVILRSVISGPRNAELRVLQQTIIFGEAAAYRIAVAGETAELREREDDFAGQVALTLLVLGLGLVGAIFLQVRVGLRPLAALSASLAAVRRGDAQTVDENLPPELKPVAVELNALVRSNREVVERARTHVGNLAHALKTPLSVILNEVRGQDAPFAPKVAEQAEVMRSQVHHHLERARMAAQRRVIGVSCDVEPVLARLIRAMTRIHRDRNIDISLDMKTRLRFRGEEQDLEEMTGNLIDNACKWATSRVRVSVAALGGAETGERIVIAIADDGPGLGESETAEALMRGRRLDETVPGTGLGLSIVVDLAGLYGGDLALARDRGQDGGGLVARLVLPAI from the coding sequence ATGCCTGACGTCGAACCGCAGGCGGAGCAACCCGCCGCCGGACGGCGCCGCCGCCAGCACTCCATCGCGACACGGCTGATCCTGGTGGCGGCCCTTTGGTCGCTGGTCGCGCTGCTGGTGACCGGCTTCGTGCTCGTCGCCATGTACCGGGAAGCGAGCGAGCGCGAGTTCGACGCCCGCCTCGACGTCTATCTCAAGGCGATCATCGGCGAGATGGCCGCCGGCACGCCGAGCGATCCGGCCGAGCCCGGCAATCTCGGCGACCCGCGCTTCGACCTGCCGGCCTCCGGCTGGTACTGGCTGGTGATGAAGGCGGAGACCGGCGAGGTGCTGTTCTCCTCCATGTCGCTGCTGGGCGACCGGCTGCAGCTGGACGAGCCGCAGCCGGGCGTCATCCTGCGCTCGGTGATTTCCGGCCCCCGCAATGCGGAGCTGCGCGTGCTGCAGCAGACCATCATCTTCGGCGAGGCGGCGGCCTACCGGATCGCGGTCGCCGGCGAGACGGCGGAGCTGCGCGAACGCGAGGACGATTTCGCCGGGCAGGTGGCGTTGACGCTGCTGGTGCTGGGGCTCGGCCTCGTCGGCGCGATCTTCCTGCAGGTGCGCGTCGGCCTGCGGCCGCTGGCGGCGCTTAGCGCCTCGCTGGCCGCGGTGCGGCGGGGCGATGCCCAGACCGTCGACGAGAACCTGCCGCCGGAACTGAAGCCGGTGGCGGTGGAGCTCAACGCGCTGGTGCGCTCCAACCGCGAGGTGGTGGAGCGCGCGCGCACCCATGTCGGCAATCTCGCCCATGCGCTGAAGACACCGCTCAGCGTCATTCTCAACGAGGTGCGCGGCCAGGACGCGCCCTTCGCCCCGAAGGTGGCGGAACAGGCCGAGGTGATGCGCTCGCAGGTGCATCACCATCTGGAGCGCGCCCGCATGGCGGCGCAGCGCCGGGTGATCGGCGTCTCCTGCGACGTGGAGCCGGTGCTGGCGCGGCTGATCCGGGCGATGACCCGCATCCACCGCGACCGGAACATCGACATCTCCCTCGACATGAAGACGCGCCTGCGCTTCCGCGGCGAGGAGCAGGACCTGGAGGAGATGACCGGCAACCTCATCGACAATGCCTGCAAGTGGGCAACGTCCCGGGTGCGGGTCAGCGTTGCCGCGCTTGGCGGCGCAGAGACGGGCGAGCGGATCGTGATCGCCATTGCGGACGACGGGCCGGGCCTTGGCGAGAGCGAAACGGCGGAGGCGCTGATGCGCGGCCGCCGGCTCGACGAGACGGTGCCGGGCACCGGCCTTGGCCTGTCCATCGTCGTCGATCTGGCGGGGCTGTATGGCGGCGACCTGGCGCTGGCGCGCGACCGCGGGCAGGACGGCGGCGGGCTCGTCGCGCGGCTGGTGCTGCCGGCGATCTGA
- a CDS encoding response regulator transcription factor, producing MRILIVEDDKEAASYLAKAFREAGHVVDHAADGEEGYDLATSAPYDVLVVDRMLPRRDGLSLISGLRAEGHHTPVLVLSALGQVDDRVTGLRAGGDDYLPKPYAFSELLARVEALGRRPRQREVETSYTVGDLTLDRLSHTVTRSGQEIPLQPREFRLLEYLMQHAGQVVTRTMLLEHVWEYHFDPQTNVIDVHISRLRAKIDKDFDRPLLHTVRGAGYTIRDSGRA from the coding sequence ATGCGGATCCTGATTGTCGAGGACGACAAGGAAGCGGCGAGCTATCTGGCCAAGGCCTTTCGCGAGGCGGGCCATGTGGTCGACCATGCCGCCGACGGCGAGGAGGGCTACGACCTGGCGACCAGCGCGCCCTATGACGTGCTTGTGGTCGACAGGATGCTGCCGCGCCGCGACGGCCTGTCGCTGATTTCCGGCCTGCGCGCCGAAGGCCACCACACGCCGGTGCTGGTGCTCTCCGCGCTCGGCCAGGTCGACGACCGGGTGACGGGCCTGCGCGCCGGTGGCGACGACTACCTGCCCAAGCCCTATGCCTTTTCCGAACTGCTGGCCCGGGTGGAGGCGCTCGGCCGCCGGCCGCGCCAGCGCGAGGTGGAGACCAGCTACACGGTCGGCGACTTGACGCTCGACCGGCTGAGCCACACGGTGACGCGCTCGGGACAGGAAATTCCGCTGCAGCCGCGCGAATTCCGCCTGCTGGAATACCTGATGCAGCATGCCGGCCAGGTGGTGACCCGCACCATGCTGCTGGAGCATGTGTGGGAGTACCACTTCGACCCGCAGACCAATGTCATCGACGTCCACATCTCGCGGCTGCGCGCCAAGATCGACAAGGACTTCGACCGGCCCTTGCTGCACACGGTGCGCGGTGCCGGCTATACGATCCGCGACAGCGGCCGCGCATGA
- a CDS encoding bifunctional alpha/beta hydrolase/OsmC family protein, with translation MPAQPIRLTFEGHNGAELSARLDLPAGPVRAYALFAHCFTCSKDGAAGRRIAEALTGEGIAVLRFDFTGLGGSGGDFSSTNFSSNVEDLLKAAAFLRETHEAPKLLIGHSLGGAAMLAAAHEIPEALAVATIAAPADADHVLKNFHGDLELIRAQGRADVELAGRRFTIEKQFLEDIAEQNVRERVAHLHKALLVLHAPRDEIVGIDNATRIFVAAKHPKSFVSLDSADHLLNDPADAAYAAGVIAAWAARYIGKAPEAPSETAQAEAKGVEVSETGLGKFQASVVAGRHRLIADEPEAVGGLDSGPSPYDYLAAALGACTVMTLRMYAERKGLAVERISATVTHGKVHAADCLDCTEEHRTREGRIDRFERRIAIEGDLDAQTRARLLEIADRCPVHRTLEAGAAIVTREA, from the coding sequence ATGCCCGCACAGCCAATCCGACTGACCTTCGAGGGCCATAACGGCGCGGAGCTCTCCGCCCGCCTCGACCTGCCCGCCGGGCCGGTGCGTGCCTATGCGCTGTTCGCCCACTGCTTCACCTGCTCCAAGGACGGGGCGGCGGGCCGGCGCATCGCCGAGGCGCTGACCGGCGAGGGCATCGCCGTTCTCCGGTTCGATTTCACCGGGCTCGGCGGTTCGGGCGGCGACTTTTCCTCCACCAATTTCTCCTCCAATGTGGAGGACCTCCTGAAGGCCGCAGCCTTCCTGCGCGAGACCCATGAGGCACCGAAGCTGCTGATCGGCCACTCCTTGGGCGGTGCCGCGATGCTGGCGGCCGCGCATGAGATTCCCGAGGCGCTTGCCGTCGCGACCATCGCAGCGCCGGCCGATGCCGATCACGTTCTCAAGAACTTCCATGGCGATCTGGAGCTTATCCGCGCGCAAGGGCGTGCGGATGTCGAGCTGGCGGGCCGGCGCTTCACCATCGAGAAGCAGTTCCTCGAGGATATCGCCGAGCAGAACGTGCGCGAGCGCGTCGCCCATCTTCACAAGGCGTTGCTGGTGCTGCATGCGCCGCGCGACGAGATCGTCGGCATCGACAACGCGACGCGGATCTTCGTGGCGGCAAAGCACCCCAAGAGCTTCGTGTCGCTCGACAGCGCCGACCATCTGCTGAACGACCCGGCCGATGCTGCCTATGCGGCGGGCGTCATCGCCGCCTGGGCCGCCCGCTATATCGGCAAGGCGCCCGAGGCGCCTTCAGAGACGGCGCAGGCCGAGGCGAAGGGCGTCGAGGTGAGCGAGACCGGGCTCGGCAAGTTCCAGGCGAGCGTGGTTGCCGGCCGGCATCGGCTGATCGCGGACGAGCCGGAAGCGGTCGGCGGCCTCGACAGCGGTCCGTCCCCTTACGACTATCTGGCTGCGGCGCTCGGCGCCTGCACGGTAATGACGCTGCGCATGTATGCCGAGCGCAAGGGGCTGGCGGTCGAGCGGATCTCTGCCACGGTGACCCACGGCAAGGTGCATGCGGCGGACTGCCTTGACTGCACCGAAGAACACCGCACGAGGGAAGGGCGGATCGATCGGTTCGAGCGGCGGATCGCCATCGAGGGCGATCTGGATGCGCAGACCCGCGCCCGCCTGCTGGAGATCGCCGACCGCTGCCCGGTGCATCGCACGCTGGAGGCCGGGGCCGCGATCGTCACCCGCGAGGCGTGA
- a CDS encoding Do family serine endopeptidase — protein sequence MSNTYIPSALRRLPRGRTSLAAGALALGLAGAMSLQTVVPGQFALADPVRVESAAPQNFASVVSAVKPAVVSVRVRTDETPRMMSNRQGIPGFEDLPQDHPLQRFFRRFGGEQFGGDQRREQPPRRHGMSQGSGFFITGDGYLVTNEHVVSNGSEFTIVMDDGKEYDAKLIGADKRTDLALLKVDGEGREFTYVEFAPDAPEVGEWVVAVGNPFGLGGSVTAGIVSARGRDIGAGPYDDFIQIDAPVNRGNSGGPAFNVKGQVIGVNAAIFSPSGGNVGIAFAIPASTATAIVQDLRDDGTVVRGWLGVQIQPVSKDIAESVGLEEAKGAIVADAQGDSPARKAGIRSGDTILGVDGQPVESPRDLARMIAAYPPDTEVTLDVWRDGREQEMKVTLGRLQDDGPTTAAVQQTGKDTAFVDSLGVELAAASAMKAGERGVVITDVPADSAAADKGLQRGDVILEVAGQAVNNPGEVANAVQGASENGRKSVLLRVERNDASRFVAVPVEQNKG from the coding sequence ATGTCGAACACCTACATCCCCTCGGCCCTTCGCCGCCTGCCGCGCGGCCGCACCAGCCTGGCGGCCGGTGCCCTGGCGCTCGGCCTTGCCGGCGCGATGAGCCTGCAGACGGTGGTGCCGGGCCAGTTCGCCCTCGCCGATCCGGTGCGGGTGGAGAGCGCGGCGCCGCAGAACTTCGCGAGCGTCGTCTCGGCGGTCAAGCCGGCGGTGGTCAGCGTGCGCGTGCGCACCGACGAGACGCCGCGGATGATGTCCAACCGCCAGGGCATTCCGGGCTTCGAGGACCTGCCGCAGGATCATCCGCTGCAGCGCTTCTTCCGCCGGTTCGGCGGCGAGCAGTTCGGCGGCGACCAGCGCCGCGAGCAGCCGCCGCGCCGCCATGGCATGAGCCAGGGCTCCGGCTTCTTCATCACCGGCGACGGTTATCTCGTGACCAACGAACATGTCGTGTCGAACGGCAGCGAGTTCACCATCGTCATGGATGACGGCAAGGAGTACGACGCGAAGCTGATCGGCGCCGACAAGCGCACCGACCTCGCCCTGCTGAAGGTCGACGGCGAGGGCCGCGAGTTCACCTATGTGGAATTCGCCCCCGACGCGCCGGAGGTCGGCGAGTGGGTCGTGGCCGTCGGCAATCCGTTCGGCCTCGGCGGTTCGGTGACGGCCGGCATCGTCTCGGCCCGCGGCCGCGATATTGGCGCAGGCCCCTATGACGACTTCATCCAGATCGATGCGCCGGTGAACCGCGGCAATTCCGGCGGTCCCGCCTTCAACGTCAAGGGCCAGGTGATCGGCGTCAACGCTGCGATCTTCTCGCCGTCCGGCGGCAATGTCGGCATCGCCTTCGCGATTCCCGCCTCGACCGCGACCGCGATCGTCCAGGACCTGAGGGACGACGGTACGGTGGTCCGCGGCTGGCTGGGCGTGCAGATCCAGCCGGTGTCCAAGGACATCGCGGAGAGCGTCGGTCTCGAGGAAGCCAAGGGCGCCATCGTGGCCGATGCCCAGGGCGACAGCCCGGCCCGCAAGGCCGGCATCCGCTCCGGCGACACGATCCTCGGCGTCGACGGCCAGCCGGTCGAGAGCCCGCGCGATCTGGCACGGATGATCGCCGCCTATCCGCCGGACACCGAGGTGACCCTCGACGTGTGGCGCGATGGCCGCGAGCAGGAGATGAAGGTCACCCTCGGCCGCCTGCAGGACGACGGTCCGACGACCGCAGCCGTCCAGCAGACCGGCAAGGACACGGCCTTCGTCGACAGCCTCGGCGTGGAGCTGGCTGCCGCCAGCGCCATGAAGGCCGGAGAGCGCGGCGTCGTGATCACCGATGTGCCGGCCGACAGCGCGGCAGCCGACAAGGGCCTGCAGCGCGGCGATGTCATCCTCGAGGTGGCGGGCCAGGCGGTGAACAACCCGGGCGAGGTCGCCAACGCGGTGCAGGGCGCCAGCGAGAACGGCCGCAAGTCCGTCCTGCTGCGGGTCGAGCGCAACGACGCCTCGCGCTTCGTCGCGGTGCCGGTCGAGCAGAACAAGGGCTGA
- a CDS encoding heme lyase CcmF/NrfE family subunit, giving the protein MIIEIGHFALILAFVLSVLQSVVPVWGAVKSDRRLMAVAPPVAGMQFLLVGIAFAALMQAYMVSDFSVVNVIENSHSAKPTLYKITGVWGNHEGSLLLWVLILVLFGALVAAFGRNIPMELKAATLGVQGWVTAAFLLFMLSTSNPFVRASPAPLEGNDLNPILQDVGLAIHPPLLYVGYVGFSIVFSFAIAALILGRVDAAWARWVRPWTLLAWMFLTLGIAMGSYWAYYELGWGGYWFWDPVENASFMPWLAGTALLHSAIVMEKRGALKVWTVLLAILTFSLSLLGTFLVRSGVLTSVHAFATDPARGTFILGILVLFIGGSLALYAWRAPLLKQGGLFAPVSREGALVLNNLLLTVATAAVLVGTLYPLVLEVLTGEKISVGPPFFNLTFGPLMIPLLMAMPFGPFLAWKRGDLAAVGQRLYAVAGLALVAILVSAWWQGTDRILAALGVGLAVWVICGAVAEILSRARFGDVGLSTGLARLGGLPKSAWGTAFGHAGIGLTLLGVVAVSAFQEEKVLTIRPGESVEIADYTLNFSGLARRTGPNYVDDVGHFDIYRGGRQVAVADPAKRLYTARQMPTTEAGIVTFGLSQVYVSIGEVHSDGGADIRLYHKPLVTLIWIGCLVMSFGGVLSLFDRRLRVGAPKPARRKMAAAGQGGD; this is encoded by the coding sequence ATGATCATCGAGATCGGCCATTTCGCGCTGATTCTGGCCTTCGTTCTGTCCGTGCTGCAGAGCGTCGTGCCGGTCTGGGGCGCGGTCAAGAGCGACCGCCGGCTGATGGCGGTGGCGCCGCCCGTCGCAGGCATGCAGTTCCTGCTCGTCGGCATCGCCTTCGCGGCCCTGATGCAGGCCTACATGGTCTCCGACTTCTCGGTCGTGAACGTGATCGAGAACTCCCATTCGGCCAAGCCCACCCTCTACAAGATCACCGGCGTGTGGGGCAATCACGAGGGCTCGCTGCTCCTGTGGGTGCTGATCCTGGTGCTGTTCGGCGCACTGGTCGCCGCCTTCGGCCGCAACATCCCGATGGAGCTCAAGGCCGCGACGCTGGGCGTGCAGGGCTGGGTGACGGCCGCCTTCCTGCTGTTCATGCTGTCGACGTCCAACCCGTTCGTGCGCGCATCGCCGGCGCCGTTGGAGGGCAACGACCTCAACCCGATCCTCCAGGATGTAGGCCTCGCGATCCATCCGCCGTTGCTCTATGTGGGCTATGTCGGCTTCTCCATCGTCTTCTCCTTTGCCATCGCCGCGCTGATCCTCGGCCGGGTCGATGCCGCCTGGGCCCGCTGGGTGCGGCCGTGGACGCTGCTGGCCTGGATGTTCCTGACGCTCGGCATCGCCATGGGCTCCTACTGGGCCTATTACGAGCTCGGCTGGGGCGGCTACTGGTTCTGGGATCCGGTCGAGAACGCCTCCTTCATGCCCTGGCTTGCCGGTACGGCGCTGCTGCACTCCGCCATCGTCATGGAAAAGCGCGGGGCGCTGAAGGTCTGGACGGTGCTGCTTGCCATCCTCACTTTCTCGCTGTCGCTGCTGGGCACCTTCCTGGTGCGCTCCGGCGTGCTGACCAGCGTGCATGCCTTCGCCACCGATCCGGCACGCGGCACCTTCATCCTCGGCATTCTCGTCCTGTTTATCGGCGGCTCGCTGGCGCTCTATGCCTGGCGCGCGCCGCTGCTGAAGCAGGGCGGCCTGTTCGCGCCGGTCAGCCGCGAGGGCGCGCTGGTGCTGAACAACCTGCTGCTGACGGTGGCGACCGCCGCCGTTCTGGTCGGCACGCTCTATCCCCTGGTGCTGGAGGTGCTGACGGGCGAGAAGATCTCGGTCGGGCCGCCCTTCTTCAACCTGACCTTCGGGCCGCTGATGATCCCGCTGCTGATGGCGATGCCGTTCGGGCCGTTCCTGGCCTGGAAGCGCGGCGATCTCGCCGCCGTCGGCCAGCGGCTCTACGCGGTCGCCGGCCTTGCGCTTGTCGCGATCCTGGTCAGCGCCTGGTGGCAGGGCACGGACCGGATCCTCGCCGCGCTCGGCGTCGGCCTTGCCGTCTGGGTGATCTGCGGTGCGGTGGCCGAGATCCTGTCGCGCGCCCGCTTCGGCGATGTCGGCCTGTCGACGGGTCTTGCCCGGCTCGGCGGCCTGCCGAAGTCTGCGTGGGGCACGGCGTTCGGTCACGCGGGCATCGGCCTGACGCTGCTCGGCGTCGTCGCCGTCTCCGCCTTCCAGGAAGAGAAGGTGCTGACCATCCGGCCGGGCGAAAGCGTGGAGATCGCCGATTACACGCTGAATTTCTCCGGACTGGCGCGGCGCACCGGCCCGAACTATGTCGACGATGTCGGCCATTTCGACATCTATCGCGGAGGCCGGCAGGTGGCCGTGGCCGATCCGGCCAAGCGCCTCTACACCGCGCGGCAGATGCCGACGACCGAGGCGGGCATCGTCACCTTCGGCCTGTCGCAGGTCTATGTCTCCATCGGCGAGGTGCATTCCGACGGCGGCGCCGACATCCGCCTCTATCACAAGCCGCTGGTGACCTTGATCTGGATCGGCTGCCTGGTGATGAGCTTCGGTGGCGTGCTGTCGCTGTTCGACCGCAGGCTGCGGGTCGGCGCACCGAAGCCGGCGCGCCGCAAGATGGCGGCTGCCGGGCAGGGAGGCGACTGA
- the ccmI gene encoding c-type cytochrome biogenesis protein CcmI — translation MTLWIAFSLLTVLAALAVLVPLARAGRGAAMAAALHDAEVYKSQLAEVERDLDRGLISQEAAQAARTEIARRLIAADREAQRGSGTAPAAAEDAAKGGAARLRLVQAAALVMVPLGAVGAYIAYGSPDLPDLPLSARLEAPAQGRSLPDLVARVERHLADNPEDGRGWDVVAPVYMRMGRPQDAAAAYARAIRLLGSDVRRETDRGEALVVANNGIVSAEAHAAFERAVAMDAQAVKPRFFLALALTQENRKDEAIAAWQSLLADAQGGEAWAEAVRMELAKLGVEAPAPAAADVAGPSREEIEAAQELSTDDRQQMIRSMVDGLDARLAADGGSAQEWMQLMRALDVLGERERLRQVIARAGEALKDDPAAVAGIRQLASELGEGS, via the coding sequence ATGACGCTCTGGATCGCCTTTTCCCTGCTCACCGTGCTGGCGGCGCTGGCCGTGCTCGTTCCGCTCGCCCGTGCAGGACGCGGTGCCGCAATGGCTGCCGCCCTGCATGACGCCGAGGTCTACAAGTCGCAGCTCGCTGAGGTCGAGCGCGATCTCGACCGCGGCCTGATCTCGCAGGAAGCGGCGCAGGCTGCGCGCACCGAGATCGCCCGCCGGCTGATCGCGGCCGACCGCGAAGCGCAGCGCGGCAGCGGAACGGCGCCTGCCGCCGCGGAGGATGCCGCCAAGGGCGGCGCCGCCCGGCTGCGTCTGGTTCAGGCGGCCGCGCTCGTCATGGTGCCGCTGGGCGCCGTCGGGGCCTATATCGCCTACGGTTCCCCCGATCTTCCCGATCTGCCGCTGTCGGCCCGGCTCGAGGCGCCTGCCCAGGGCCGCTCGCTGCCCGATCTGGTGGCGCGCGTCGAGCGGCATCTGGCCGACAATCCCGAGGACGGGCGCGGCTGGGACGTGGTGGCGCCGGTCTATATGCGCATGGGCCGGCCGCAGGACGCTGCCGCCGCCTATGCCAGGGCCATCCGCCTGCTGGGCTCGGACGTGCGGCGCGAGACCGACCGGGGCGAGGCGCTGGTCGTCGCCAACAACGGCATCGTCAGCGCCGAGGCGCATGCGGCCTTCGAACGGGCGGTGGCGATGGATGCGCAGGCGGTGAAGCCGCGCTTCTTCCTGGCGCTGGCGCTGACCCAGGAAAACCGCAAGGACGAGGCGATCGCCGCCTGGCAGTCGCTGCTGGCCGATGCGCAGGGCGGCGAGGCCTGGGCCGAGGCCGTGCGCATGGAATTGGCCAAGCTCGGCGTCGAGGCGCCGGCACCGGCCGCAGCCGATGTGGCCGGACCGTCTCGCGAAGAGATCGAGGCCGCGCAAGAGTTGAGCACCGACGACCGCCAGCAGATGATCCGCTCGATGGTCGACGGGCTGGACGCGCGCCTTGCCGCCGATGGCGGAAGCGCGCAGGAATGGATGCAGTTGATGCGCGCCCTGGACGTGCTGGGCGAGCGCGAGCGTTTGCGCCAGGTCATTGCGCGCGCCGGCGAGGCGCTGAAGGATGACCCGGCCGCGGTCGCGGGCATTCGGCAGCTGGCGAGCGAACTGGGCGAAGGCTCGTAA